A portion of the Stigmatella aurantiaca DW4/3-1 genome contains these proteins:
- a CDS encoding 3'-5' exonuclease, with protein MLPAHPASDTTPVSPLPPLLFPSLPPHLRTLAFIDLETTGLDASRHEVLEVAILRVDARSLKVLAEYEARVQPTRLADAHPEALAVCGYSDEEWRDALPLREVLATVTPLLAGTLVAGHNTSFDWGFLVEGYRSTELPLPSVDYHRLDTASLAWPLLATGEVESLSLNALAKHFGLHRPTPHRAMADARCALEVARRLAVRMSRGGHMERLLEESGGVS; from the coding sequence ATGCTGCCCGCTCACCCTGCTTCCGACACCACCCCTGTCTCGCCCCTCCCTCCACTGCTCTTCCCCAGCCTCCCGCCGCACCTGCGAACGCTCGCCTTCATTGACCTGGAGACGACGGGCCTCGATGCCTCCCGTCACGAGGTGCTGGAGGTGGCCATCCTCCGCGTCGACGCTCGCAGCCTCAAGGTGCTGGCGGAGTACGAGGCCCGCGTGCAGCCCACGCGGCTGGCCGACGCCCACCCCGAGGCCCTGGCCGTGTGCGGCTACTCCGACGAGGAGTGGCGGGACGCGTTGCCCCTGCGGGAAGTCTTGGCCACCGTGACGCCTCTCCTGGCGGGCACCCTCGTGGCCGGCCACAACACCAGCTTCGACTGGGGCTTCCTCGTCGAGGGCTACCGCAGCACCGAGTTGCCCCTGCCCTCCGTCGACTACCACCGCCTCGACACCGCCAGCCTCGCGTGGCCGCTGCTCGCCACGGGCGAGGTGGAGTCCCTCTCTCTCAACGCCCTGGCCAAGCACTTCGGCCTCCACCGTCCCACGCCTCACCGCGCCATGGCGGACGCCCGCTGCGCGCTGGAGGTGGCTCGCCGCCTTGCCGTCCGCATGAGCCGTGGCGGGCACATGGAGCGGCTGCTGGAGGAGTCGGGAGGTGTCTCGTGA
- a CDS encoding RecB family exonuclease, which produces MSALRNQHLSYSRLSRFEACPLSYRLHYLDKHTAEPGVPLSFGKALHAVLERLLQEVIDTEYAGPLSEERALQLYREEWAASGLSGLDLFQQGLGILQDFVRQQGRVDSRDILAVEKEFRLPVGPFTVLGFIDRVDWVDDETVHVMDYKSNHQLFTREELDSSLQLSLYALAARRMWPWAKKVRLSMWMLRHGVRQETTRTEEQLDAALAYVETLGQQMEKAESFPARLNPNCVYCDHRRNCPTYAQALEGRREVVCEDTSDLESVARERQEVAHIAKILNARKAELEGVLRAHLAEQDELVLAGTRYRMFNTTSLDYPLEPTVAVLARATGHSREELMQRLASVEKKALDALLKDAGKRLGTARIALLKAELDSLAAKHHSPRIWAKEVA; this is translated from the coding sequence ATGAGCGCCCTGCGAAACCAGCATTTGTCATACAGCCGGCTGAGCCGCTTCGAGGCCTGCCCACTGTCCTACCGGCTCCACTACCTCGACAAGCACACCGCCGAGCCCGGCGTCCCCCTGAGCTTCGGGAAGGCGCTACACGCCGTCCTCGAGCGACTCCTCCAGGAAGTCATCGACACCGAGTACGCGGGCCCGCTCTCCGAGGAGCGCGCCCTCCAGCTCTACCGTGAAGAGTGGGCCGCCTCGGGCCTCTCCGGCCTGGACCTATTCCAGCAGGGCCTCGGCATCCTCCAGGACTTCGTCCGCCAGCAGGGCCGCGTGGACTCCCGCGACATCCTCGCCGTGGAAAAGGAGTTCCGCCTGCCGGTGGGCCCCTTCACCGTCCTGGGCTTCATCGACCGGGTCGACTGGGTGGACGACGAGACGGTCCACGTCATGGACTACAAGTCCAACCACCAGCTCTTCACCCGCGAGGAGTTGGACTCCAGCCTCCAGCTCAGCCTCTACGCCCTCGCCGCGCGCCGAATGTGGCCCTGGGCGAAGAAGGTGCGCCTGTCCATGTGGATGCTGCGCCACGGCGTGCGGCAGGAGACGACGCGCACCGAGGAGCAGTTGGACGCCGCCCTCGCCTACGTCGAGACGCTGGGCCAGCAAATGGAGAAGGCGGAGTCCTTCCCCGCCCGCCTCAACCCCAACTGCGTGTACTGCGACCACCGGCGCAACTGCCCCACCTATGCCCAGGCGCTGGAGGGCCGACGTGAAGTCGTCTGCGAGGACACCTCCGACCTGGAGTCCGTCGCCCGCGAGCGACAGGAGGTCGCCCACATCGCGAAGATTCTCAACGCGCGCAAGGCGGAGCTGGAGGGCGTCCTCCGGGCCCACCTCGCCGAACAGGACGAACTCGTCCTCGCTGGCACGCGCTACCGCATGTTCAACACTACCAGCCTCGACTACCCACTGGAGCCCACCGTCGCGGTGCTGGCCCGGGCCACTGGCCACTCCCGTGAAGAGCTGATGCAGCGCCTCGCGAGTGTCGAGAAGAAGGCCCTCGATGCGCTGCTGAAGGACGCGGGCAAGCGCCTGGGCACCGCGCGCATCGCGCTGCTGAAGGCCGAGCTGGACTCCCTCGCCGCCAAACACCACTCGCCCCGCATCTGGGCCAAGGAGGTCGCATAG
- a CDS encoding sigma-70 family RNA polymerase sigma factor codes for MSRGWDALHRELGAALQTAEARRAYRLVRSNWEALSGFEEPEALVSFLTAREGDSHVKDGLLAGLVVMVQTGAAASFFVALLWLSLWPGLDSVYRRCLRRTEQPPAEVVSSVAASFMALVARVNLSGVHRVAGTLVRGTERDVLKAWHKELVEQRRRARLESLTDVDGGAPSVQWLTPLVSRARSFNAEVEELRAWLLPLTGEDTELVVSLVLREEDVVEVAASLGVSPETARKRVRRALTRLRKMKNKIPEKDFLSRNGGWGCFLEFVDSETTERERLRGVTNRMSPTRAA; via the coding sequence GTGAGTCGTGGTTGGGATGCTCTCCATCGAGAGCTTGGCGCGGCCCTCCAGACGGCCGAGGCGCGGCGCGCCTATCGCCTGGTGCGGAGCAACTGGGAGGCGCTCTCCGGTTTCGAGGAGCCGGAGGCCCTTGTTTCATTTCTCACGGCACGAGAAGGCGACTCTCACGTCAAGGATGGCTTACTCGCGGGCCTCGTCGTCATGGTTCAGACGGGAGCCGCTGCCAGCTTCTTCGTGGCCTTGTTGTGGCTGAGCCTGTGGCCCGGGTTGGACAGCGTGTATCGCCGATGTCTCAGGCGCACGGAGCAGCCGCCCGCGGAGGTGGTGTCCTCGGTGGCCGCGTCATTCATGGCCCTCGTGGCACGCGTCAATTTGTCAGGCGTCCATCGCGTGGCGGGGACACTCGTGCGCGGGACCGAGCGCGATGTCCTCAAGGCCTGGCACAAAGAGCTGGTGGAGCAACGCCGCCGCGCGCGCCTTGAGTCGCTGACGGACGTGGACGGCGGGGCGCCCTCGGTGCAGTGGCTCACTCCCCTCGTCTCGCGAGCCCGCTCCTTCAACGCCGAGGTGGAGGAGCTGCGCGCCTGGCTCCTCCCGCTGACTGGGGAGGACACTGAGCTGGTGGTGTCCCTCGTCCTTCGCGAAGAGGACGTTGTCGAGGTGGCAGCGAGCCTTGGGGTGTCGCCCGAAACGGCGCGCAAGCGCGTCCGGAGGGCACTGACTCGCCTGCGGAAAATGAAGAATAAAATCCCCGAAAAAGATTTCTTGTCCCGAAATGGCGGGTGGGGGTGCTTTTTAGAGTTTGTGGATTCTGAAACAACCGAGAGGGAGCGGCTGAGGGGAGTCACGAATCGCATGTCCCCTACGCGCGCCGCCTGA